The Acanthopagrus latus isolate v.2019 chromosome 13, fAcaLat1.1, whole genome shotgun sequence genome contains a region encoding:
- the LOC119031382 gene encoding odorant receptor 131-2-like: MSYTDQSQMNFTVGVQYQGLLGLLFISTVTTAACCSFLCINWILIFTLRSKSVFRETSRYILLFNLLFADTVQMELSQLLFILACCSIRLTYPVCGVLTMLASVASGVSPLTLVVMSLERYVAVCYPLRHATIITIRNTGVAISVVWTFSSLNVLTRLLLLIHSPFEDLQMNDFCSIVAMLPGPLSDLYDKAYTCFLFVSAGMTVISSYIAVILAARSASTDKASACKGRNTLLLHLVQLGLSLSSTIYRPMLIAISKNVTSITRVEIQIILYVCVSLLPRCLSSLIYGIRDRSIRPVLVYHLCCRMKQSPISAKAKK, from the coding sequence ATGTCATATACAGATCAGTCTCAGATGAACTTCACTGTTGGAGTGCAGTATCAGGGGTTACTGGGATTACTGTTTATTTCCACCGTGACTACAGCAGCATGTTGTTCATTCCTCTGTATTAACtggattttaatttttactttgAGGAGTAAATCTGTGTTTCGTGAGACCTCCCGTTACATTCTTCTGTTTAACCTTCTTTTTGCAGACACTGTACAGATGGAACTGAGCCAGTTACTGTTCATACTAGCTTGTTGCAGCATAAGACTAACATATCCTGTGTGTGGTGTCCTTACCATGCTTGCCAGTGTCGCAAGTGGAGTCTCTCCACTCACACTGGTGGTGATGTCTCTGGAAAGATATGTAGCTGTGTGTTACCCACTGAGGCATGctaccatcatcaccatcagaaACACAGGAGTGGCTATCAGTGTGGTTTGGACCTTCAGTTCACTGAATGTCCTCACTCGACTTCTTCTGCTGATACATTCTCCATTTGAGGACCTGCAGATGAACGATTTCTGTTCTATAGTAGCTATGTTACCTGGGCCACTGTCTGATCTTTATGATAAAGCCtacacttgttttttgtttgtatcagCTGGTATGACAGTCATTTCCTCCTATATTGCTGTGATACTGGCTGCCAGGTCAGCTTCCACAGACAAAGCTTCAGCCTGTAAGGGTCgtaacacactgctgctgcatctggtgCAGCTGGGCCTCAGTCTGTCCTCAACTATTTACAGGCCAATGCTCATAGCTATCTCAAAAAATGTAACAAGCATAACACGTGTGGAAATCCAGAttattttgtatgtgtgtgtttcgcTCCTCCCGAGATGCTTGAGTTCTCTCATTTATGGAATAAGAGATCGATCCATCCGACCGGTCCTCGTGTACCATCTCTGTTGTCGAATGAAACAATCCCCCATCTCAGCAAAGGCTAAGAAATAA